A region of Vigna radiata var. radiata cultivar VC1973A chromosome 6, Vradiata_ver6, whole genome shotgun sequence DNA encodes the following proteins:
- the LOC106764959 gene encoding polyadenylate-binding protein-interacting protein 7 isoform X1: protein MSLSKKVSQTDANLSTPNKATSLNPNAAEFVPYSLRSSPSGSTSSVDATARFTTTAGSLGKAVLDRSESSISNNSDDEAHQYWRCQLPDDITPDFKVMGEDESQGVNNLSLAGLSINNDNESSIFPSSKGSRYMLNELQELSQQHLNGNTFADKLRFSNSTYREEPSSPSLLNTSAKPWDRQIGKTDLHVSNGQEALVNDDNSGNRFLNDGFAGNNLLNDTDFNPLEFLASLFPGFASESLAEVFFANGCDLHLTIEMLTQLEIQVDGSSINQNMSPKTVSAPNLSAMEFPALTSSNGQSTAKYAADSVQSGNPYLSSDKDMLMFKFSSSTPSRGAVDFASAVRKLASQDSGIWKYDKNGSGDASTGSSRSLNVLASAYNGGQGRANFSDRLQNSGSARGAPVWLETGDAVANMYSELREEARDHARLRNAYFEQARQAYLVGNKALAKELSVKGQLHNMHMKAAHGKAQESIYRQRNPVAPEMQGNGRGHQRMIDLHGLHVSEAIHVLKHELSVLRSTARAAEQRLQVYICVGTGHHTRGSRTPARLPIAVQRYLLEEEGLDFTEPQPGLIRVVIY, encoded by the exons ATGAGCTTATCCAAGAAAGTATCCCAAACAGACGCTAATCTGAGCACCCCAAACAAAGCAACCTCTTTGAATCCAAATGCAGCAGAGTTTGTTCCATACTCCCTGAGATCATCTCCATCTGGAAGCACTAGCTCAGTGGATGCAACAGCGAGGTTTACTACTACCGCTGGATCTCTTGGTAAAGCAGTTTTAGATCGATCAGAATCATCCATTTCGAACAATTCTGATGATGAGGCTCACCAGTACTGGCGTTGTCAGCTGCCTGATGATATCACTCCTGACTTCAAGGTCATGGGAGAAGATGAATCCCAAGGTGTTAACAACCTCTCTTTAGCAGGCTTAtctataaataatgataatgaatCCTCAATATTTCCTTCTTCTAAGGGAAGTAGATATATGTTAAATGAGCTGCAGGAATTGTCTCAACAACACCTTAATGGCAATACTTTTGCTGATAAATTAAGGTTTTCCAATTCAACCTACAGGGAGGAACCATCTTCACCAAGCCTTTTGAACACTTCAGCAAAGCCTTGGGATAGGCAAATTGGGAAGACGGATTTGCATGTTAGCAATGGTCAAGAGGCACTTGTTAATGATGACAACTCTGGAAATAGATTCTTAAATGATGGTTTTGCTGGGAATAATCTTTTGAATGATACTGATTTCAACCCTTTGGAGTTTTTAGCTTCTCTTTTTCCTGGGTTTGCTTCAGAAAGCCTTGCTGAAGTTTTCTTTGCCAATGGATGTGATTTACATCTGACCATTGAGATGCTCACTCAGTTAGAG ATTCAAGTTGATGGTAGTAGCATCAATCAGAATATGAGTCCAAAGACTGTGTCAGCTCCCAATCTGAGTGCAATGGAATTTCCAGCTCTTACTTCATCAAATGGCCAGAGTACTGCAAAATATGCTGCAGATAGTGTTCAAAGTGGCAATCCTTACTTATCATCTGATAAAGACATGCTAATGTTCAAATTTAGCTCTTCTACTCCATCTAGAGGAGCTGTTGACTTTGCTTCAGCTGTCAGGAAATTGGCTTCTCAAGATTCTGGTATATGGAAGTATGATAAAAATGGTTCTGGTGATGCTTCCACGGGCTCTAGTAGAAGTTTAAATGTTCTTGCAAGTGCCTACAATGGTGGACAAGGGAGAGCCAACTTTAGTGATAGATTACAGAACAGCGGTTCTGCTCGGGGAGCTCCTGTTTGGCTTGAAACTGGTGACGCAGTTG CAAATATGTATTCTGAACTGCGGGAGGAGGCTCGTGATCATGCACGCTTGCGTAATGCTTATTTTGAGCAG gCACGACAAGCCTACCTTGTTGGCAACAAAGCCCTTGCAAAGGAGCTAAGTGTTAAAGGGCAACTTCACAACATGCATATGAAAGCTGCACATGGAAAAGCTCAAGAATCTATTTACCGTCAGAG GAACCCTGTTGCTCCAGAGATGCAAGGTAATGGGAGGGGGCACCAGAGAATGATAGACCTTCATGGTCTGCATGTAAGTGAGGCTATTCACGTGCTGAAACATGAACTGAGTGTGCTTAGAAGCACAGCCAGAGCCGCCGAGCAGCGTCTACAGGTTTACATCTGTGTTGGCACCGGCCACCACACCCGGGGCTCTCGCACTCCGGCGAGACTTCCAATAGCTGTACAGCGATATCTACTGGAAGAAGAAGGCCTTGATTTCACGGAACCGCAGCCGGGTCTGATTCGGGTGGTGATATACTGA
- the LOC106764959 gene encoding polyadenylate-binding protein-interacting protein 7 isoform X2, protein MMRLTSTGVVSCLMISLLTSRSWEKMNPKELSQQHLNGNTFADKLRFSNSTYREEPSSPSLLNTSAKPWDRQIGKTDLHVSNGQEALVNDDNSGNRFLNDGFAGNNLLNDTDFNPLEFLASLFPGFASESLAEVFFANGCDLHLTIEMLTQLEIQVDGSSINQNMSPKTVSAPNLSAMEFPALTSSNGQSTAKYAADSVQSGNPYLSSDKDMLMFKFSSSTPSRGAVDFASAVRKLASQDSGIWKYDKNGSGDASTGSSRSLNVLASAYNGGQGRANFSDRLQNSGSARGAPVWLETGDAVANMYSELREEARDHARLRNAYFEQARQAYLVGNKALAKELSVKGQLHNMHMKAAHGKAQESIYRQRNPVAPEMQGNGRGHQRMIDLHGLHVSEAIHVLKHELSVLRSTARAAEQRLQVYICVGTGHHTRGSRTPARLPIAVQRYLLEEEGLDFTEPQPGLIRVVIY, encoded by the exons ATGATGAGGCTCACCAGTACTGGCGTTGTCAGCTGCCTGATGATATCACTCCTGACTTCAAGGTCATGGGAGAAGATGAATCCCAAG GAATTGTCTCAACAACACCTTAATGGCAATACTTTTGCTGATAAATTAAGGTTTTCCAATTCAACCTACAGGGAGGAACCATCTTCACCAAGCCTTTTGAACACTTCAGCAAAGCCTTGGGATAGGCAAATTGGGAAGACGGATTTGCATGTTAGCAATGGTCAAGAGGCACTTGTTAATGATGACAACTCTGGAAATAGATTCTTAAATGATGGTTTTGCTGGGAATAATCTTTTGAATGATACTGATTTCAACCCTTTGGAGTTTTTAGCTTCTCTTTTTCCTGGGTTTGCTTCAGAAAGCCTTGCTGAAGTTTTCTTTGCCAATGGATGTGATTTACATCTGACCATTGAGATGCTCACTCAGTTAGAG ATTCAAGTTGATGGTAGTAGCATCAATCAGAATATGAGTCCAAAGACTGTGTCAGCTCCCAATCTGAGTGCAATGGAATTTCCAGCTCTTACTTCATCAAATGGCCAGAGTACTGCAAAATATGCTGCAGATAGTGTTCAAAGTGGCAATCCTTACTTATCATCTGATAAAGACATGCTAATGTTCAAATTTAGCTCTTCTACTCCATCTAGAGGAGCTGTTGACTTTGCTTCAGCTGTCAGGAAATTGGCTTCTCAAGATTCTGGTATATGGAAGTATGATAAAAATGGTTCTGGTGATGCTTCCACGGGCTCTAGTAGAAGTTTAAATGTTCTTGCAAGTGCCTACAATGGTGGACAAGGGAGAGCCAACTTTAGTGATAGATTACAGAACAGCGGTTCTGCTCGGGGAGCTCCTGTTTGGCTTGAAACTGGTGACGCAGTTG CAAATATGTATTCTGAACTGCGGGAGGAGGCTCGTGATCATGCACGCTTGCGTAATGCTTATTTTGAGCAG gCACGACAAGCCTACCTTGTTGGCAACAAAGCCCTTGCAAAGGAGCTAAGTGTTAAAGGGCAACTTCACAACATGCATATGAAAGCTGCACATGGAAAAGCTCAAGAATCTATTTACCGTCAGAG GAACCCTGTTGCTCCAGAGATGCAAGGTAATGGGAGGGGGCACCAGAGAATGATAGACCTTCATGGTCTGCATGTAAGTGAGGCTATTCACGTGCTGAAACATGAACTGAGTGTGCTTAGAAGCACAGCCAGAGCCGCCGAGCAGCGTCTACAGGTTTACATCTGTGTTGGCACCGGCCACCACACCCGGGGCTCTCGCACTCCGGCGAGACTTCCAATAGCTGTACAGCGATATCTACTGGAAGAAGAAGGCCTTGATTTCACGGAACCGCAGCCGGGTCTGATTCGGGTGGTGATATACTGA
- the LOC106764959 gene encoding polyadenylate-binding protein-interacting protein 7 isoform X3, producing MSLSKKVSQTDANLSTPNKATSLNPNAAEFVPYSLRSSPSGSTSSVDATARFTTTAGSLGKAVLDRSESSISNNSDDEAHQYWRCQLPDDITPDFKVMGEDESQGVNNLSLAGLSINNDNESSIFPSSKGSRYMLNELQELSQQHLNGNTFADKLRFSNSTYREEPSSPSLLNTSAKPWDRQIGKTDLHVSNGQEALVNDDNSGNRFLNDGFAGNNLLNDTDFNPLEFLASLFPGFASESLAEVFFANGCDLHLTIEMLTQLEIQVDGSSINQNMSPKTVSAPNLSAMEFPALTSSNGQSTAKYAADSVQSGNPYLSSDKDMLMFKFSSSTPSRGAVDFASAVRKLASQDSGIWKYDKNGSGDASTGSSRSLNVLASAYNGGQGRANFSDRLQNSGSARGAPVWLETGDAVANMYSELREEARDHARLRNAYFEQFWTIKLNMKITFRMAPN from the exons ATGAGCTTATCCAAGAAAGTATCCCAAACAGACGCTAATCTGAGCACCCCAAACAAAGCAACCTCTTTGAATCCAAATGCAGCAGAGTTTGTTCCATACTCCCTGAGATCATCTCCATCTGGAAGCACTAGCTCAGTGGATGCAACAGCGAGGTTTACTACTACCGCTGGATCTCTTGGTAAAGCAGTTTTAGATCGATCAGAATCATCCATTTCGAACAATTCTGATGATGAGGCTCACCAGTACTGGCGTTGTCAGCTGCCTGATGATATCACTCCTGACTTCAAGGTCATGGGAGAAGATGAATCCCAAGGTGTTAACAACCTCTCTTTAGCAGGCTTAtctataaataatgataatgaatCCTCAATATTTCCTTCTTCTAAGGGAAGTAGATATATGTTAAATGAGCTGCAGGAATTGTCTCAACAACACCTTAATGGCAATACTTTTGCTGATAAATTAAGGTTTTCCAATTCAACCTACAGGGAGGAACCATCTTCACCAAGCCTTTTGAACACTTCAGCAAAGCCTTGGGATAGGCAAATTGGGAAGACGGATTTGCATGTTAGCAATGGTCAAGAGGCACTTGTTAATGATGACAACTCTGGAAATAGATTCTTAAATGATGGTTTTGCTGGGAATAATCTTTTGAATGATACTGATTTCAACCCTTTGGAGTTTTTAGCTTCTCTTTTTCCTGGGTTTGCTTCAGAAAGCCTTGCTGAAGTTTTCTTTGCCAATGGATGTGATTTACATCTGACCATTGAGATGCTCACTCAGTTAGAG ATTCAAGTTGATGGTAGTAGCATCAATCAGAATATGAGTCCAAAGACTGTGTCAGCTCCCAATCTGAGTGCAATGGAATTTCCAGCTCTTACTTCATCAAATGGCCAGAGTACTGCAAAATATGCTGCAGATAGTGTTCAAAGTGGCAATCCTTACTTATCATCTGATAAAGACATGCTAATGTTCAAATTTAGCTCTTCTACTCCATCTAGAGGAGCTGTTGACTTTGCTTCAGCTGTCAGGAAATTGGCTTCTCAAGATTCTGGTATATGGAAGTATGATAAAAATGGTTCTGGTGATGCTTCCACGGGCTCTAGTAGAAGTTTAAATGTTCTTGCAAGTGCCTACAATGGTGGACAAGGGAGAGCCAACTTTAGTGATAGATTACAGAACAGCGGTTCTGCTCGGGGAGCTCCTGTTTGGCTTGAAACTGGTGACGCAGTTG CAAATATGTATTCTGAACTGCGGGAGGAGGCTCGTGATCATGCACGCTTGCGTAATGCTTATTTTGAGCAG TTTTGGACAATCAAATTGAACATGAAGATAACTTTTAGGATGGCACCAAATTGA